The following proteins are co-located in the Amblyraja radiata isolate CabotCenter1 chromosome 8, sAmbRad1.1.pri, whole genome shotgun sequence genome:
- the nkx2-2 gene encoding homeobox protein Nkx-2.2 has protein sequence MSLTNTKTGFSVKDILDLPDTNDEDGSAAEATEEDGEASGSPQTSGFARQSSLETVQRLPLKNPFYDSADNPYTRWLATTESIQYSLHGISTSNSKQQNSSSKSSDPSADESQDNATETSSNDSESGKKRKRRVLFSKAQTYELERRFRQQRYLSAPEREHLASLIRLTPTQVKIWFQNHRYKMKRARAEKGMDVNPLPSPRRVAVPVLVRDGKPCHASMVTNALKTQDLATATFQASIAFPAYTTQSLQHMQYNTHFSSASNPQYHTHPLVQSQQWTW, from the exons ATGTCGCTGACCAACACAAAGACGGGCTTTTCAGTAAAGGACATCTTGGACCTCCCGGACACCAACGACGAGGACGGCTCGGCGGCGGAGGCGACGGAGGAAGACGGCGAGGCTTCCGGATCGCCCCAAACTTCGGGGTTTGCCAGGCAAAGTTCGCTGGAAACTGTACAGAGGCTCCCGCTGAAGAACCCCTTTTACGATAGCGCCGATAATCCGTACACCCGGTGGCTGGCCACGACCGAGAGCATCCAGTATTCGT TACACGGGATTTCAACCAGCAACTCAAAACAGCAAAACTCCTCGAGTAAGTCTTCGGATCCTTCGGCGGACGAGTCGCAGGATAATGCAACCGAGACTTCAAGCAACGACAGCGAGTCGGGCAAGAAAAGGAAACGACGGGTACTCTTTTCGAAAGCTCAGACTTACGAACTGGAGAGGCGTTTCAGGCAACAGAGATACCTGTCGGCGCCCGAGAGAGAGCACCTCGCCAGTCTGATCAGACTCACGCCCACCCAGGTGAAGATCTGGTTTCAAAACCACAGGTATAAGATGAAGCGGGCCAGAGCCGAGAAAGGTATGGACGTGAATCCTCTACCCTCACCCAGAAGAGTGGCCGTACCGGTTCTAGTGAGGGACGGCAAACCATGTCACGCTAGTATGGTGACGAACGCTCTCAAAACCCAGGACTTGGCTACGGCCACCTTCCAAGCCAGCATCGCCTTCCCAGCTTATACCACTCAGTCCCTCCAACACATGCAATATAACACCCATTTCAGCTCTGCCAGTAATCCCCAGTATCACACACACCCTCTGGTCCAGAGCCAGCAATGGACTTGGTGA